The Candidatus Woesearchaeota archaeon nucleotide sequence TGTTATGGTGGATTACGGGCTTTCGGGGCTTGACCTGATAAAGCAGATTCAGGGCGAGGCAATGAAGCTTGATATTGAGCCCAGGGAAAAGATGGCTCTTGTGGAAAAATGCGCAGAGATTGAATTCAGGATGGTTGAGGGCGCTGACGAGTTCGTCCAGCT carries:
- a CDS encoding Replication factor C small subunit; this translates as VMVDYGLSGLDLIKQIQGEAMKLDIEPREKMALVEKCAEIEFRMVEGADEFVQLEALLSSFAIAGMEKSRK